GCCCGCTGCTGACCGCGCCTTCGGTGATGAAGATCGCGCAGAATGTCAAATTCGACTGGCTGGTGCTCGCCCAGCACGGAATCGAGGTCGCGCCGGTCGAGGACACCATGCTGGCGTCCTACACTTTGGACGCCGGGTTGAACGGCCATGGCATGGACGAATTGTCGGCCAAATATCTCGGCCACAAGCCGATCACCTTCAGCGAGGTCGCCGGCCAGGGCAAGAGCTTCATCGGCTTCGCCCGCGTCGCCATCGACAAGGCGACGGAATATTCGGGCGAGGACGCCGACGTCACCTTGCGCCTGTGGGACGTTTTGCGCCCGCGCCTCGCCGCCGAAGCCATGACGACGGTTTACGACACGCTGGAACGGCCGATGCCGATCGTGCTGGCGCGCATGGAGCAGCGTGGAATCTGCGTCGATCGCGCCATTCTGTCGCGGCTTTCGGGCGAATTCGCCCAGGACATGGCGCGGCTCGAGGCCGAGATTCAGGAACTGGCGGGCGAAAGCTTCAATCCCGGCTCGCCCAAGCAGTTGGGCGACATTTTATTCGGGAAATTCGCCCTGCCGGGCGGCAAGAAAACCGCGACCGGCGCCTGGTCCACTTCCGCGAGCGTTTTGGACGAGCTTGCGGAACAGGGCAATGATTTGGCGGCGCGGGTGCTGGATTGGCGGCAGGTGCAAAAGCTGCGCTCGACCTATGCCGAGGCCTTGCCGCGTTTCGTCAATCCGCGCACCGGACGGGTGCACACTTCCTACGCCCTGGCGGCGACCTCCACCGGGCGGCTGTCGTCGTCGGAGCCCAATCTGCAGAATATTCCGGTGCGCAACGAGGCGGGGCGGAAAATTCGCCGCGCCTTCGTCGCGAGCCCCGGCCACAAGCTGATCTCGGCCGACTATTCCCAGATCGAACTGCGCCTGCTCGCTCATATCGCCGACATTCCGCAATTGAAGCAGGCCTTTGCCGAGGGCAAGGACATTCACGCCATGACCGCGTCGGAGATTTTCGGCGTGCCGATCGAGGGCATGCCGGGAGAAATCCGTCGCCGCGCCAAGGCGATCAATTTCGGCATCATCTATGGCATTTCGGCCTTCGGCCTCGCCAACCAGCTCGGCATTTCGCGCGAGGAGGCGGGCGCTTTCATCAAACTTTATTTCGAGCGTTTCCCAGGCATCCGCGCCTATATGGACGCGACGAAAAAGCTTTGCCGCGACCAGGGCTATGTGACGACCTTGTTCGGCCGCAAATGCCATTATCCGCGCATCGCCTCGAGCAACGCCTCGGAACGCGCCTTCAACGAGCGCGCCGCGATCAACGCGCCGATCCAGGGCGCCGCCGCCGACATCATCCGCCGCGCCATGATCCGGATGGACGCGGCGTTCGAAGGGGCGAAGCTGCGCGCGCAAATGCTGTTGCAGGTCCATGACGAACTGGTGTTCGAGGCGCCCGACTCCGAGGTCGAGGCGACGATCGAGGTAGCGCGCGAGGTGATGCAGCAGGCGGCCCTGCCCGCCGTCGAGCTCGCGGTTCCGCTGCTGGTCGAGGCCCGCGCGGCCCAGAATTGGGACGAGGCGCATTAGGCGCTCGACTGGCGCTCATGACGTTTTCGCGGCGCCGTCCCGAGCCTGTCCGAGCGATTTGAAAAGAAAAATCCGCGCCGCGCCGGGCGGGAAATTCTCGATCCGGCCGGCTACGGTGAAACCCTGGGCGAGATAGAATTTTTCCGCGCGCGGGCTGAACGTGTCGAGATAGAGGCCGACGCAATCCTTCTCGCGCGCCAGCGCCTCCGCCTGCCTCAGCAGGGCGCGGCCAAGACCGCGGCCCCGCCAGGAGGACGCGACGAAAAATTGCGCGACATAGAGCCAGCGCCAGTGGATCACGCCTTTGATCCCGCCGATCCTGCAGCCAGCGGCGTCGCGGGCGGCGAGCGCGAAGGACGATTCGTCGCGCGGGCCGAATTCGGCGGCGACTTCGTCGGCGAGATGCGCTGCGGTCTCGCGGCCCGCGGCGGGTCCCGGCTCGCGTTCAATGGAAAAAAGATTGGGTTCTGGCGCGATTTCGGTCATTGATCCCGCACATGAGGACATATTGCGCCCTGGCGCTCCTAGTCTGGCTGCTGGCGCCCGTCGGCGCAACTGCGGCGCCGCTCGGCGCTGCGCTGGTTTCAAATGCTGCGGCGCCCGATTGCGCCGCGCCCGTCTCGCTTGCGGCGCCGCTCGACGGTCCCCTGCAGCCGATGAGCCGGGTCGAGGATTTGCGCATCGTGCTGCAAAGCTGCCGCCGCCCGGGCGCCAAAGAAGTTCTGGCGACGCGGACCTTTCGCGCCGACGGCGAAAATCTGTTTCTGGCGGTGGACCCCGAAACGCTGGCGACCCGCCTGGAGCGCGCCACCTGCTGGACCTGCGCGCCGACCACGCCCGAGCCGCAGGCGCAAACCCGTTTTATGCGCGCGATCGAAGATTTTTCGAGCGCGCCGGGCAAAAAACTGGCGGCGGGCGCGACCTGGCTCGACAATGCCGGGCTGACGCGAGGGAAAGGCGACGGCGCCTTCATCACCGGCGACCTCTGCCCTTCCCGTCGGCCGCTCGACCGCGCCTTTCTGAAATCGCTCGAACGCGCTGGAGCCGCGACGCCCATCGCCTTGTCAGTCACCGGCTTGTGGTTGGAGGAGCATCCCGGCGATTTTCTCTGGCTGCGGCGCGAGAAGGCCGAGGGGCGGCTCGACATCGCCTTCGTCAATCATTCCTTCCACCATCCCTACCGTCCGGGACTGGCGGACGCCCATAATTTCCTGCTCATGCCCGGCGTGGATATGCAGAAAGAAATTCTCGGCGTCGAAAGGCTGCTCATCGCCAATGGCGAGGTTCCGAGCGTGTTTTTTCGCTTTCCGGGCCTGATTTCGGACCGCGCCTTGATGGCGGCGCTGCGCGCGGCCTATCTGATTCCGCTCGGCGCCGAATCCTGGCTGGCTTTGACGCCGGTCGCGCCGTCGGGGGCGATCATTCTGGTTCATCCCAATGGCAACGAGCCTTTCGGCCTGAACATTTTCGAAAAACTGCGGCGCGCCGGCAAGCTGCCAGCGCCCTTCCGCCCGATCAACCAAGCGCCATAAAAGGACCCGCGCGAGGCGGGTCCCAAGAAAACCTTCGCTTTCCGGAGGTCAGCCGCAGATGACGACCTTCCTTTTCTTTGCATGATGGGTTTTGTCGCCGATCGGGCTGTTGTCGGCGTTATCATGGGGATTGAGCGAGCATTGATCGACGCGCGCGCCCACAGCCTCTTGCTGGGCGCTGTGCTCATATGCGACGGCCAGGACGATCGGCGCCGGCCTCTCCCGAGCGGCGGCTTTCGGTTTCGAGGAGGGATAAGTGGCGGCGACCGCCAGACCCGACCCGAGCGCCAGAACGAGACCAAGACGAAACAGCTGCTGATCGAAAACCCGCATGGCCAAATCCTCCGTGATGGCCGATCCACGGCTTTCAACGCGGGAATTGCAAAAAAGTTCAAAAAAAATTTTGGCGTGGCTGATATGCAACGCTTTTTTACCATTATGCTCGCGGTCGCACGAATCGGCGACGGCCGGAGCAGGGAATGACGCCAAAAAGCCCAGACATAACAAGTCGCGGCATGTCGCCGGCGATCCAGCCTCACGGCTGGATGATCGTCTGCGACGACCAGGCCGCGCGAATCGTCGGCCATTCCGCCAATCTTTCCGGCTTGTTCCCGGCGACGGAAAAGGGCTTTTCCGGTCTGCTCCTTCGCGACCTCCTCGGTTCGGAAACCTCGCACGCCCTGCGCAACGGCCTGTCGCGCACGGCTACGGCGCCGCGTGCGGCTTTGTTGCCACGCCTGCCGATCGCGGGACTGGCCGGTCTTTACGATTTCGCGGTCCATGCCGCCGGCGATCTGACGGTCATCGAGATAGAATCCGCCGCCGAGGCCGATCCCTTCGCGCTCGATCGCGTCCGCGCTCTGTTCAGCCGGCTGGCGTCCGTCCACGGCCTGGACCGCCTGGCTGTCCTAGCCGCGCGGCTCGTCCAGGCCATCCTGCAATGGGATTGCGCCACCGTTCTCCGCCTCGGGTCCGACGGCGCCCAGGTTCTCGCCCAGCAGAGACGGCTCGACTGGCCTGACGCCG
This genomic interval from Candidatus Rhodoblastus alkanivorans contains the following:
- a CDS encoding polysaccharide deacetylase, with amino-acid sequence MRTYCALALLVWLLAPVGATAAPLGAALVSNAAAPDCAAPVSLAAPLDGPLQPMSRVEDLRIVLQSCRRPGAKEVLATRTFRADGENLFLAVDPETLATRLERATCWTCAPTTPEPQAQTRFMRAIEDFSSAPGKKLAAGATWLDNAGLTRGKGDGAFITGDLCPSRRPLDRAFLKSLERAGAATPIALSVTGLWLEEHPGDFLWLRREKAEGRLDIAFVNHSFHHPYRPGLADAHNFLLMPGVDMQKEILGVERLLIANGEVPSVFFRFPGLISDRALMAALRAAYLIPLGAESWLALTPVAPSGAIILVHPNGNEPFGLNIFEKLRRAGKLPAPFRPINQAP
- a CDS encoding GNAT family N-acetyltransferase translates to MTEIAPEPNLFSIEREPGPAAGRETAAHLADEVAAEFGPRDESSFALAARDAAGCRIGGIKGVIHWRWLYVAQFFVASSWRGRGLGRALLRQAEALAREKDCVGLYLDTFSPRAEKFYLAQGFTVAGRIENFPPGAARIFLFKSLGQARDGAAKTS
- a CDS encoding GAF domain-containing protein, coding for MTPKSPDITSRGMSPAIQPHGWMIVCDDQAARIVGHSANLSGLFPATEKGFSGLLLRDLLGSETSHALRNGLSRTATAPRAALLPRLPIAGLAGLYDFAVHAAGDLTVIEIESAAEADPFALDRVRALFSRLASVHGLDRLAVLAARLVQAILQWDCATVLRLGSDGAQVLAQQRRLDWPDAAANAILCTGFSQDARANLRAARLRFVADVAAAPVKLIGTKAPDLDRTLLRAATADEISRAGKTGFAALLSLPLIVDDALWGVLLAHDGAARRLTMDERAVLDLFGDFLSLSIQAALAREAADEFRRRHAL
- the polA gene encoding DNA polymerase I, with product MTDDSRPLAPGDHVFLVDGSNFIFRAYFQSIRQDQKYNYRVDRLPTGAVRLFCAKLLQIVRDGAAGVHPTHLAIIFDKSENSFRKEIYPPYKANRAEPPEDLVPQFPLFRAAVRAFGLEPVEQDVYEADDLIATYAKQAAEAGADVTIVSADKDLMQLIRPGISMYDPASGEREERKIGREEVIAYFGAPPERVVDIQALAGDSTDNVPGAPGIGVKTAAQLIKEYGDLDTLIARAGEIKQNKRRETLTDSEVIEKVRLSRKLVQLVDDVKIATPLSDLRLQQPDGKTLVAFLKAMEFTTITRRVGELFDVDASAIEPDPAFVGPNGWRGRNGEVAPPKVEEPNEAPAPREEVAALTPTALAKARTDAATATPVDRGQYVCISSLKELESWIAQAFELGAVCFDTETDSLDPMQANLVGVSLALAPNRACYIPLGHKSPGAEDLFGGGDLAPGQLPLRETLELLRPLLTAPSVMKIAQNVKFDWLVLAQHGIEVAPVEDTMLASYTLDAGLNGHGMDELSAKYLGHKPITFSEVAGQGKSFIGFARVAIDKATEYSGEDADVTLRLWDVLRPRLAAEAMTTVYDTLERPMPIVLARMEQRGICVDRAILSRLSGEFAQDMARLEAEIQELAGESFNPGSPKQLGDILFGKFALPGGKKTATGAWSTSASVLDELAEQGNDLAARVLDWRQVQKLRSTYAEALPRFVNPRTGRVHTSYALAATSTGRLSSSEPNLQNIPVRNEAGRKIRRAFVASPGHKLISADYSQIELRLLAHIADIPQLKQAFAEGKDIHAMTASEIFGVPIEGMPGEIRRRAKAINFGIIYGISAFGLANQLGISREEAGAFIKLYFERFPGIRAYMDATKKLCRDQGYVTTLFGRKCHYPRIASSNASERAFNERAAINAPIQGAAADIIRRAMIRMDAAFEGAKLRAQMLLQVHDELVFEAPDSEVEATIEVAREVMQQAALPAVELAVPLLVEARAAQNWDEAH